TCATATTTCACTCACAGTCAGCAGCCGTATGGGACACGACCCTTGGGGTACCCGGCCTCTCGACGTATTCGCTGTGCACCAGTAGCGTCACAAACCCCCCGCGCGGCGGCTATCCACTTGGCGCGCGATCCGCATCATGGATGACCATAGGGATACAGAAGCAAGAGAGACCGCTGTGAGAGGAGGCGTCCATGGGATCGGTGCGCAAAGCGAGTGCCTGGCTGGGCCTCGTTGACGACAACGATGACGAGCGTTACTACGACGACGACGGATACTCCGAAGGGACCGAGCCCGGGGATGCCTGGGTCACCGACCCGCGGGTCAAGGTGGCTTCGGACGTCGCCGAGGAGAGAGGCCGCCGGATCGGCACGGTGACCCCGGACAGCTTCCGGGACGCCCGCGCGATCGGCGAACTGTTCCGCGAAGGCGTCCCCGTCATCATGAACCTCACCGCGATGGAGGCCTCCGACGCCAAGCGCGTCGTCGACTTCGCGGCCGGGCTGATCTTCGGACTGCGCGGTTCCATCGAGCGCGTGTCCACCCGGGTGTTCCTGCTGTCACCCGCCAACACGGAGATCGTGAACGGCGACCCGGCCGCGCACCGCACGGACGGCTTCTTCAACCAGAGCTGAGGCAGGGCCGCTCGCCGGCCCTGCCCCGCGCAGGGTCTACCGGAAGGCATCCAGTCCGGTGAGCGCCTTGCCCAGCACCAGCTGGTGCATCTCCACGGTGCCCTCGTACGTCAGCACCGACTCGAGGTTCGTCGCGTGCCGCATGACGGGGTATTCGAGGGAGATCCCGTTGGCCCCGAGGATCGTCCGCGCCGTACGGCAGATCTCGATCGCCTCGCGGACGTTGTTGAGCTTGCCGAAGCTGACCTGCTCGGGACGCAGGCGGCCGGCGTCCATGCGCCGCCCCAGATGGTGGGCGAGCAGAATCCCCTTGTGCAGTTCCACCGCCATGTCGGCGAGTTTGGCCTGAGTGAGCTGGAAGCCCCCGATCGGCCGCCCGAACTGCTCCCGCGTCTTCGCATAGTCGACGGCGGTCTCGAAACACGACCGCGCCGCCCCCATGGCCCCCCACACGATCCCGTACCGGGCGTGCGACAGGCAGCTGAGCGGCCCCTTGAGCCCGGCGACCTCAGGCAGCACCGCGTCGGCGGGCAGCCGTACGTCGTCGAGGACGAGCTCACTGGTGACACTGGCCCGCAGCGACCACTTGTGCTTGATCTCGGGCGCCGAGAAGCCCGGTGTGTCGGTCGGCACCACAAAGCCGCGGATCGCTTCGTCGGTCTGCGCCCAGACGACGGCGACCCCGGCGACCGACCCGTTGGTGATCCACATCTTGCGCCCGTTCAGCACCCAGTCCGTGCCGTCCTTCTTGGCGTACGTCCGCATGGATCCGGGGTCGGAGCCGTGATCGGGTTCGGTGAGCCCGAAGCAGCCGATGACCTCACCGGCGGCCATGCGCGGCAGCCAGGTCTGCTTCTGCTCCTCGCTGCCGAACCGGTGGATGGCGTACATGGCGAGAGAGCCCTGCACCGAGACGAGGGACCGGATCCCGGAGTCGGCGGCCTCCAGCTCCAGACAGGCGAGCCCGTACTGCACGGCGGAGGCGCCCGCGCATCCGTAGCCGCTCAGGGACATCCCGAGGGCGCCGATCTCCCCCAGCTCACGGGCGAGGTCCCTGATCCCCGGCAACTCACCCTGCTCGTACCAGTCCGCGACATACGGCAGGACACGGTCGGCCGCCCAGGTCCGCACGGTCCCACGGATCGCCAGGTCCTCCGGCTCCAGCAGGTCGTCGATACCGAGCGGGTCGGCGGGGTCGAACGGGGCCATGAGCACATCCTCCGAGAGCCAGCTCAAAACTAGCAGCGCTAGTTACGCTTCACGGCTGACGTTACGACGCGGCGTCCCGCACGTCCAGATGCCTGGCGTCAGACCGAGACGCGGGACTCCGCGACCTCCCGCGGCGACGGAAGCTCCACCGCCGCCGGGGACTCGCCGCACTGCATCGCCCGCGGCAACCGCAGCGCCATCACCGCGCCCAGCACCAACAACCCGGCGCTCACCAGCAAGGTCACGTGCAGCCCGTGCACGAAGGAGTCCTGGGCGGCCCGGCGCAGGGCCACCCCCGCGGGTCCACCCAGGTGTCCGGCGACCTCGTAGGCCTCGCCCAGGGAGTGCCCGGCCGACCTGGACGCCGCGTCCGGGACGCCCGGCACGCCGGAGAGGCCGGGCGTGTACGCCGCGTTCATCACACTGCCGAGCAGCGCTATGCCGATGCCCGCACCGAGCTGGTACGAGGTCTCGCCGATCGCCGCCGCCCCGCCCGCCTGCTCCGGGGGAGCCTCGCTGAGCATCGACTCGTACGCCCCGAAAAGCGTCGTCTCCAGACCGAACCCGAGCAGTACGAACCCGGACAGCAGCAGGCCCGTGTTGTCCGCGTCGTCCATCGCGGTCAGCAGAAGTACGGCCACGGCCGTGAGGCAGAACCCGGCACAGACCATCCGGCGCGGCCCGAATCTCCGCAGCAGACGCGCTCCGGCCAGCCCCGCCGCCATCGCGGCGATCGTCAGCGGCAGCAGCCGCAGACCGGTCTCCAGCGGGGACAGGTCCAGGACCAGTTGGAGATACTGCGCCGCGATCAGTTCGAGCCCGACGAGGGCGAGCATCGCCAGGACGATGCAGCCGACCGAGGTGCTGAACGCCGGGCGCGCGAACATCCGCAGGTCCACCAGGGGATGCGTGAGCCGCCGCTGCCGCCGTACGAACACGACGAGCAGGACCGCGCCCACGACCAGCGGTACCGCGGTGAACACGTCGAGCTCCCCGGCGCCGAGCTGCTTCACGCCGAGGACGAGGCCGAACAGCCCGGCGGCGGCCATCAGCGCGCCGACGACGTCCCAGGGACCGTTTGCGGCGCCCTTCGACTCGGGCAGCAGCAGGCGGCCCACCGGCAGGCTGACCAGCATCAGCGGGATGTTGATGAGGAAGACCGACCCCCACCAGAAGTGCTCCAGGAGGAAGCCGCCGAGCAGTGGTCCGACGGCCGCGCCGACGGCGGCGACCGCGCTCCAGATGCCGATCGCGAGCGCCCGCTCGCGCCGGTCGGGGAAGACCTGGCGAAGGATCGAGAGGGTGGCGGGCATGATCATCGCGCCGCCGACGCCGAGCAGCGCCCGCGCGAGGATCAGCACCTGGGCGGTGTCCGCGAGGGCGGCGACACCGGAGGCGACGCCGAAGAGGGCGTAGCCGAGGAGGAGGACCCTTCTGCGGCCCACACGGTCGCCGAGCGTGCCGAAGAGGATCAGCAGCGAGGCGCAGACGAGGGGATAGACGTCGACGATCCAGAGCAGCTCTATCGCGCCGGGTTTGAGGTCCTCGGTGACGGCGGGCACCGCCACGTGCAGCACGGTCGCGTCGAGGGCGACCAGGAGCAGGCTGACGCAGAGGACGACGAGGACGACCCAGCGGTTTGCACCGGCCCCGGCCGCCCGACGGCGCAGCGCTGCGGCGGCCGTGGTCGTCCCGGACATGTACGTACCTCCCAGATGTTCCCTGGCGTTCGGCGGGCACACGGGGTGGGGACTCCCCATGATCTCGGCCGGAGAGGAGCGGTGTGTCTCCGGCCCGCGCAGCGAACGGCGGGTGACACGTCAGCGTACGCGAGTTCGCGCGTCGGCCCAGTGGCGGACCTCTCAGACTTCACGCGGAACACGTGTGGCGTACACCACGTTCTCATCCGGTCCCACGCCCCGGCGGGCGTGCCGGTTCGGCGCGCGGTCGATAATCGGGCCCGTGACCGATCTTGGAACGCGCACCGAACCGGCCCTGCGCCGAACCGCCCCGGCCCTGCGCCGAGCCGCCCCGGCGCTGCTCGGCTATGCGGCCGTACGCGCCCTGGGCCTCATCACCCTGGCCCTGTGGAGCGCGGCGCGCGACAAGAGCGCGTACACCCTGCTGACGGCCCGCTGGGACGCCCTCTGGTACACGAGGGTCGCCGAACTCGGTTACGGCTACGAGGTACGGCTGCCGAACGGCGACGTGCACTCGAACCTGGCGTTCTTCCCGCTCCTGCCCTGGCTGGAGCGGCTGCTGTCCGCGGTGACGCCACTGTCGTACGCCGACGCGGGCTTCGTGACGTCCTTGCTCGCCTCCTTGTTCGCGGCCTGGGGCGTCTTCGCGGTGACGGATCACGTGTACGGCCGCCGGGCCGGCGTCTGCGCAGTCCTGCTGTGGGCCGTCCTGCCCGTCGGGATCGTCCAGTCGATGGCGTACAGCGAGTCCCTGTTCACCGCGCTGGCCGCCTGGTCGCTGTACGCCCTCCTGACCGGCCGCTGGCTGACGGCGGGCCTGCTGGCCTCCCTGGCCGGCCTGACGCGTCCGGTGGGCCTCGCGGTGGTCGCGGCGGTGTGGGCGGCGGGGATCGCCGCCTCCCTGCGGGCCCGACGGGACCGCGCCGCGTCCGGGTCGGAGCGGGTCACGCCGGCCGGGGCGACCACAGCCGCGCAGGCCGCGGGCATGGCCCTCGCCCCTCTCGGTGCCGCCGCGTATGTCCTGTGGGTCGGTCACCGCACCGGCGGCGGGCCGCTCGGCTATCTCGACGTGCAGGCGGGGTGGCGCAACGGATTCGACGGCGGATACGCCTTCGCCCGCTTCGTCGCCGACAAGTTCACGTCGTTCCCGTCGGCCCTCGCCGGCGTGGGGCTGATCGTCGGGGTGGGGCTGGTCGTGTGGCTGTACGTCATCTGTGTGCGGCAGGGCCAGCCGCTGCCCCTGCTGGTGTACGCCGGGGTCGTCACGGCGCTCGCCCTGTGCGCGTCCAGCTACTTCGGCTCGAAACCGCGCCTGCTGATGCCCGCCTTCCCCCTGTTGCTCCCCCTCGCCCTGGCCCTGGCGCGCTCGAGGAGCCGCAGGTCAGCCGGGGTCGTGACGGTGATCGCCCTCGCGTCCGCCCTGTACGGCGCCTTCTGGCTGAACGGCTCCGGCCCGCCATGATCGACTCCGGGCACCGATGAGCACCCGGATAATTCCGTCCCATGATTCGGTGAACTAATTCATAAGGGCCAATAAACCCGGCCCCGGAATGATCAAAGGAATTGAAGGACACAGCCGCGCGCCTTTGCAGAATCCCTGGAGATAAACCCCCGACTGAGAGCAATCCCACATCACATCGTCATCACAAAGCCGCTGATTCGACAGGTACCAGAGCTCACTCGCTGTAACGTCGATTGGGTGCGTACCGAACGAAACCTCACCCGTCTGGACCGGGTGTTCGCCAGGCTGGACCGTGAGCCGGAACGACCGGCCCACCTCAGCGTGCCCAGGGCGAGCCGGCACCGGACCGTCCTGGTGATCGCCGCCCTGGCCTTCTACCTGGCGATCGTGTGGCTCGTGGTGACCACCTCGTGGCTGGTCCGCCTCGACTGGCAGGTCATGTTCTTCCGGCCGTACCAGCAGTGGGCCTCCATCCACTGGTTCGTCGACTACTACGTGGTGCTGGGCCAGCGCGGCCCGACCGCGGTGATGGTCGCGGCCTGGCTGGGCTGGCGTTCCTGGCGGCAGCACACCGTGCGCCCGCTGCTGACCCTGGGCGCCTCGCTGCTGCTGCTGAACATCACGGTCGGTGCCGCCAAGTACGGCATGGGAAGACTCGGACCGCACTACGCGACCGTCATCGGCTCGAACGAGATGGGCATGGGCGGCGATATATTTCCCAGCGGTCACACCGCCAACGCCGTGGTGACCTGGGGGATCCTGGCGTATCTGGCCTCCACCCCGAGGGCCCGCCGCTGGCTTTCCGCCATCTCCGCGGTGACCTCGCTGGGCGTCGGCATGGCCACCGTCTACCTCGGTACGCACTGGCTGAGCGATGTCCTGCTGGGCTGGGTCGCCGGTCTGCTGATCCTGCTCGCGCTGCCCTGGTTCGAGCCGCTGATCGCCCGTGCCGAGACCTACGTGTTCGACCTGCGCGACCGCTGGCGGGCCCGCGGCGGTGCGAAGACCCCCGCCCCGGTCACCCCCGTCACGGCGCCCGCGCCCGCCCGCCTCAAGCCGCTCACGGCCCCACAGAACGAGACGGCGGCCCGCACGGCCACCACGCCGGCGCGTGGCCCCAGGTCACCCCTCTACCTGGCCCCGGGCCCGCACACCACCCGCTCGGAGCGCACACCGGTCACCCCGGCCGGCAGCCGCCGCCCGCCGCAGTCGGACCGGATCGCGCGCGGCACGCCCTCCCCGGCCACCCGGCCGGTGACCGGCGGCTGATCCGACCCCGGACAGGGCGGGGCCGGTACGCACGACCACCCCGCGCATGACGCAGGCCCCGGTTCCACGCAACGGAACCGGGTCCTGCGTCATGCGGTTCAGCCCTTCCAGGCCCGCGCCACGCGGCCGTCCTTCACCTCGAAGTTCAGCCGGCCCGCGCGGTACTCCATCGTGATGATCGCCCCCGGCGGCAGTGACCTGA
This portion of the Streptomyces canus genome encodes:
- a CDS encoding mannosyltransferase family protein; this translates as MTDLGTRTEPALRRTAPALRRAAPALLGYAAVRALGLITLALWSAARDKSAYTLLTARWDALWYTRVAELGYGYEVRLPNGDVHSNLAFFPLLPWLERLLSAVTPLSYADAGFVTSLLASLFAAWGVFAVTDHVYGRRAGVCAVLLWAVLPVGIVQSMAYSESLFTALAAWSLYALLTGRWLTAGLLASLAGLTRPVGLAVVAAVWAAGIAASLRARRDRAASGSERVTPAGATTAAQAAGMALAPLGAAAYVLWVGHRTGGGPLGYLDVQAGWRNGFDGGYAFARFVADKFTSFPSALAGVGLIVGVGLVVWLYVICVRQGQPLPLLVYAGVVTALALCASSYFGSKPRLLMPAFPLLLPLALALARSRSRRSAGVVTVIALASALYGAFWLNGSGPP
- a CDS encoding MFS transporter, which produces MSGTTTAAAALRRRAAGAGANRWVVLVVLCVSLLLVALDATVLHVAVPAVTEDLKPGAIELLWIVDVYPLVCASLLILFGTLGDRVGRRRVLLLGYALFGVASGVAALADTAQVLILARALLGVGGAMIMPATLSILRQVFPDRRERALAIGIWSAVAAVGAAVGPLLGGFLLEHFWWGSVFLINIPLMLVSLPVGRLLLPESKGAANGPWDVVGALMAAAGLFGLVLGVKQLGAGELDVFTAVPLVVGAVLLVVFVRRQRRLTHPLVDLRMFARPAFSTSVGCIVLAMLALVGLELIAAQYLQLVLDLSPLETGLRLLPLTIAAMAAGLAGARLLRRFGPRRMVCAGFCLTAVAVLLLTAMDDADNTGLLLSGFVLLGFGLETTLFGAYESMLSEAPPEQAGGAAAIGETSYQLGAGIGIALLGSVMNAAYTPGLSGVPGVPDAASRSAGHSLGEAYEVAGHLGGPAGVALRRAAQDSFVHGLHVTLLVSAGLLVLGAVMALRLPRAMQCGESPAAVELPSPREVAESRVSV
- a CDS encoding cell division protein SepF; its protein translation is MGSVRKASAWLGLVDDNDDERYYDDDGYSEGTEPGDAWVTDPRVKVASDVAEERGRRIGTVTPDSFRDARAIGELFREGVPVIMNLTAMEASDAKRVVDFAAGLIFGLRGSIERVSTRVFLLSPANTEIVNGDPAAHRTDGFFNQS
- a CDS encoding phosphatase PAP2 family protein; protein product: MRTERNLTRLDRVFARLDREPERPAHLSVPRASRHRTVLVIAALAFYLAIVWLVVTTSWLVRLDWQVMFFRPYQQWASIHWFVDYYVVLGQRGPTAVMVAAWLGWRSWRQHTVRPLLTLGASLLLLNITVGAAKYGMGRLGPHYATVIGSNEMGMGGDIFPSGHTANAVVTWGILAYLASTPRARRWLSAISAVTSLGVGMATVYLGTHWLSDVLLGWVAGLLILLALPWFEPLIARAETYVFDLRDRWRARGGAKTPAPVTPVTAPAPARLKPLTAPQNETAARTATTPARGPRSPLYLAPGPHTTRSERTPVTPAGSRRPPQSDRIARGTPSPATRPVTGG
- a CDS encoding acyl-CoA dehydrogenase family protein, whose product is MAPFDPADPLGIDDLLEPEDLAIRGTVRTWAADRVLPYVADWYEQGELPGIRDLARELGEIGALGMSLSGYGCAGASAVQYGLACLELEAADSGIRSLVSVQGSLAMYAIHRFGSEEQKQTWLPRMAAGEVIGCFGLTEPDHGSDPGSMRTYAKKDGTDWVLNGRKMWITNGSVAGVAVVWAQTDEAIRGFVVPTDTPGFSAPEIKHKWSLRASVTSELVLDDVRLPADAVLPEVAGLKGPLSCLSHARYGIVWGAMGAARSCFETAVDYAKTREQFGRPIGGFQLTQAKLADMAVELHKGILLAHHLGRRMDAGRLRPEQVSFGKLNNVREAIEICRTARTILGANGISLEYPVMRHATNLESVLTYEGTVEMHQLVLGKALTGLDAFR